ATCCCGTAGTCGATGGACGCCACCGCGGTCATTCCGGTTTTTTCCTGAATGGCCGCACTTCGGCCCGTCGTTCACTCATCTGGAATGACCTGCAAGGAGAACATGCATGCCGCATCCTGCTCTGGAAGACTACATTGCCCGTCTGCATGACACCCCGCAGCCCGAAACGCGTGTGTGGAAGGATGCGGAAGGGCGGGCGCAAGGGCGCTATTTCAATTCGACGCTGACCAGCGCGTTTCAGTCGATCCGCCGGCTTGATTCGCACATGGTGACCGGCTTCGAAGGCTTCATCCGCAGCTATTCGAGCACCGACGACGGTCTGTCGCTGTGGAAGCTGCTGGACCTCGCCGCCAGCGACGACGAGTCGATCGAACTCGATCGCTTATGCCGCCTGCTGCACGCGATCAACTTTTTCCGCCAGCCTGCGGCTGCAGGCCGCGACCTTTACCTGAGCGTCCATGCCCGTCTGCTGGCCGCCGTGGATGGTAACCATGGCATCGCGTTCCGACGCATTCTGGACATGCTGGGCGTGCCGCAGCAAAGGGTGGTGCTGCAACTGCCCGCCATCGTCGAGCAGCAGGGCTGGCTCCTGAATTACGTGGCGGACAACTACCGCCGCAACGGCTTTCGCGTGGCGATCAATGCCGCCGATGCCGCCGAGGCGCTGGACCTGCTGCATCGCGTCCGCGCCGATGTGGTGAAGGTCGATGGCCGCGAGATTGCGGATGAGGTCGCCGCGCTGAGGCTGGCGCACGAATGCGCGAACCTGAATCTGCAGTTGATCTTCAAGCGCGTCGAGAACCGGCGGACGTCGGAGCTGATTCAATCCCTGGGCGAGCAAAGCGGCCACGTCATGCACGCACAGGGCTATTTGTGGGATATCCCGAAGGCATCGCTCGATGCGACCGATGCAGGCACGCCTGCCGCGCAACACGAGACTGTCATCCCTCGTGCAATCGCTGGAGCAGTGTGACATGGCAATCTGTTCGCTCACCGATTTTCGCGTGCTGATCGTTCCCGGCCTGCACGGTAGCGGACCGGACCATTGGCAGACGCGCTGGCAGGAACTTCATCCTGCGTTCGAGCGCGTGCATCAGGAGCGCTGGGACGTGCCGGATCTGTTGGTCTGGTCGGCACGGCTGGATCAGGTGCTGCGCCGATCCGCACGGCCCACGCTGATCATCGCGCACAGTTTCGGCTGCCTGACGACCGTGCATCGCGCCAGCCACGGTGCGACCAACCTGCATGGCGTCTTGCTGGTCGCGCCGGCCGATCCGGTGAAGTTCGGCGTGGACAGGATGTTGCAGGATGCCGCACTGCCATGCCCGGCTATCGTGGTCGGCAGCACGAACGACCCGTGGATGGAAAGTGATCGAGCAGTGGTTTGGGCCGAAAGATGGGGCGGCGTCTTCGTGAATGGCGGTGCGCTGGGGCACATCAATGCCGAGTCGGAGCTGGGCGACTGGCCGTACGGACAGTCATTGCTGCAGCGCTTGGTGCAGCAGTCGGAGGACTTCAGCGCGGCTCGCGCGCCTGTTTGACATCGGACTGGAAACTTCCGGCCACATCCGTTGTCGGGTAGGCGTGGCCTGAGACGATCTGCTTGATCGCTGCGACGAATTGCTCTCCGGCATGTTCCTTCGCGAGCAAGCCGTTGGCACCGGCCAGGACCGCCTGGCGCACGTCGCCCTCATCTTCGTACATCGTCATCAGCAGCAATGGCAGCGTCGGCGCTTCGTGCCGGATGCGCTGAACCAGTTCGCGGCCACTCAGACCCGGCATCGACAGGTCGAGCACCAGCAAGTCGAATCCGCCTTTTCTGGCGTGGTCGAGGGCGGCAAAACCGTTGACGGCTTCGCCGACGACTTCGATGTCGGCTGCCACTTCGACGATGCGTTTCAATCCTTCACGCATCATTGTGTGGTCGTCTGCGATTACGACTCGAATCATGATTGACCTCCGCATGTTCCATTAAAACGTATTCCGGATCGCCGGCAGGATAGGCTGGCGATCTATGTGCAATACGAGACGGGTGATCCGGCGGGACTCTGTCGAGTCTGCATCCGCCGTAGTGGAACTTTGCCAATGCCGGGACGATGCAATCAACCCGGTATATATGGCAGGACAAGCACCTGCATTCTGCGAATGCAATGTTCAGATGCAATGAAATCAATCGATTGTGCAGTGCACGATCGTCTGCAAGCTGCACAGTACCAGAATCGCTGCCAATTGGAATCCCATAAACGGAGTAGTCAAAACCACATTCTCTGTCTGTAACTTCCTGCTTCGATCGCGATTGCAATGCAGCAAATATCCTTTGCCCGATATTTCCTCCATCCGGCTTGCAAGGGCAACGCCCATTTCCTTATTCAAAATATTTCTAATGACATGCAAAAAAAATCGTTCTGTTTATAACAAACGAATGCAATTATTCGACCTCGATAGCTGAAATTGTAATAAAGAGGGACTATATGGGCAGTGCCATAACAAAATCTGCAAGGAGCAAAGCGCCATCGCGGGTGATGCCCGGCTTTTCGCTGTCGCTCGGCTTCACCGTCTTCTATCTCGCGCTGATCGTGCTGATCCCGCTGTCCGCCGTGTTTCTGAAGACCTTCACGATGACATGGGACGCGTTCTGGACAGCGGTGAGTTCCGAGCGCGTGGTGGCCTCGTACAAGTTGAGCTTCGGTGCGTCGCTGATCGGCGCCTTTCTCAACGTCATCTTCGGCGGCATCGTGGCGTGGGTGTTGGTGCGCTACCGCTTCCCTGGCAAGAAAATCATCGACGCCTTGGTCGATTTGCCATTCGCTTTGCCGACGGCGGTCGCGGGCATTGCCTTGACTGCCCTGTATTCCTCGAACGGCTGGATCGGCCGCTACCTTGAACCGCTCGGCATCAAGGTGGCGTTCACGCCGCTGGGCGTGGTGGTGGCGCTGACCTTCATCGGCCTGCCCTTCGTGGTGCGCACCGTGCAGCCGGTGCTGGAGGAAGCGGAGCGCGAGCTGGAAGAAGCCGCCGCCAGCCTCGGTGCGACGCGCCTGCAAACCTTCTTCAAGGTGATTTTCCCGACGATCCTGCCAGCACTTTTGACCGGCTTTGCGCTTGCCTTTGCACGTGCAACCGGCGAATACGGCTCGGTGATCTTCATCGCCGGCAACATGCCGATGGTGTCGGAAATCACGCCGCTCTTCATCATCACCAAGCTGGAGCAATACGACTACACCGGCGCGACCGCGATTGCGGTGGTCATGCTGATCGTGTCCTTCGTCCTGCTGCTTACCATCAACCTGTTGCAAGCCTGGACCCGCAATCGCGGCCGCAGGTTTGAGAAAATCTGAGAAAGTCTGATATGGCTGGAGCTGTTTCCACATTACCCGTCGCAACGCAGGCACGCGGAGAACCGGCTTACGCGCCGGCCGCAACGGTCGAGCCGGCATGGGTGCGTACACTGCTGATCGGCGTGGCGCTGGCGTTCCTGACGCTGTTTCTGTTCATTCCGCTGATCGCGGTGTTTACCGAGGCGCTGAAGAAGGGCTGGGATGCGTATGTCGTGGCCATCGTCGAGCCGGATGCCGTGGCCGCCATCAAGTTGACGCTGCTGGTCGCGGTGATCGCGGTGCCACTGAATCTGGTGTTCGGTGTGGCCGCCGCCTGGAGCATCGCCAAGTTCGAGTTTCGCGGCAAAAACCTGCTGCTGACGCTGATCGATTTGCCGTTCTCGGTGTCGCCGGTGATTTCCGGCCTGATCTACGTGCTGCTGTTCGGCGCGCAAGGCTGGTTCGGCCCGTGGCTGCGCGAGCATGACATCAAGATCCTGTTCGCCGTGCCCGGCATCGTGCTGGCGACGATCTTCGTCACCTTCCCGTTCGTCGCGCGCGAATTGATTCCGCTGATGCAGGCGCAGGGCAACGAGGAGGAAGAGGCGGCGCTGGTGCTCGGCGCATCGGGCTGGAAGACCTTCTGGCATGTCACGCTGCCCAACATCAAATGGGGCCTGCTGTACGGCGTGATCCTGTGCAATGCGCGCGCGATGGGCGAGTTCGGTGCGGTGTCGGTGGTGTCCGGCCATATTCGCGGTGAGACCAACACCATGCCGCTGCAGGTGGAAATCCTCTACAACGAATACAACTTCACGGCGGCCTTCGCCATCGCATCGCTGCTCGCCTTGCTGGCGCTGGTGACGCTGGCGATCAAGAGCTTCATCGAATGGCGCGCGCAGCATGCGCAAACACAACGGCTTGAGGACAATTAATCATGAGTATCGAAGTCAGGAATATCAACAAACGGTTTGGCGATTTCGTCGCGCTCGATGATGTGTCGCTGAATTTTCCTCAGGGGGAACTGACCGCGTTGCTGGGACCGTCCGGCTGCGGCAAGACCACGCTGTTGCGCATCATCGCGGGACTGGAGCAGCCGGATGCCGGCCAGGTCTTCCTCGATGGCGAGGATGCGTCGGCGCATCATGTGCGCGAGCGGCAGGTCGGTTTCGTGTTCCAGCACTACGCCTTGTTCAAGCACATGAGCGTGTTCGAGAACATCGCGTTCGGATTGCGCGTCAAGCCGCGCAACGTGCGTCCGTCCGAATCCGAGATCCGCAAGAAGGTCATGCAGCTGCTGGAACTGGTGCAGCTCGATTGGCTGGCCGACCGCTATCCGCCGCAACTGTCCGGCGGTCAGCGTCAGCGCATCGCCCTGGCGCGTGCGCTCGCGGTTGAGCCGCGCGTGTTGCTGCTGGATGAGCCGTTCGGCGCGCTCGACGCGAAGGTGCGCAAGGAATTGCGCCGCTGGCTGCGTCGCCTGCATGACGAGTTGCACGTCACCAGCATTTTCGTCACGCACGACCAGGAAGAGGCACTGGAAGTGGCCGACCAGATCGTGCTGATGAACAAGGGCAAGGTCGAGCAGATCGGCGCACCGAACGATGTCTACAACCATCCGGCATCACCTTTCGTCTACGGCTTTCTCGGTAACGTCAACCTGTTCCACGGCCGCGTGCACGAAGGCGTGCTGGAAGCAGGCGGCGTCACCTTCGATGCGCCGGACCATGCGACCGCACAGGATGCCAAGGGCGTCGGCTTCGTCCGTCCGCACGACATCGAGATCGACCGCTATACCGCCGACGCCGAAGGCATCGTCGTCAAGCTGCGGCGCGCACACGCGATCGGCCCGCTGGCGCAGCTTGAACTGGAGCGCGTGGACAATGCGCAACTGATCGAAGCGGTGATTTCCACCGAGCGTTACAGTCACCTCGCGCTGAAGGACGGCGAAACGCTGGTTGTGCGCCCGAAACGCCTGCACGTCTTCGTCGACGAGGCGGTTTAAGCGAAAAGAAGGAGCTTGCCATGAATTTTCAGCAATTGCGTTCCATCCGCGAAGCCGCCCGCCGCGGCTACAACCTGACCGAGGTTGCGAATGTCCTGTTCAC
The Noviherbaspirillum cavernae DNA segment above includes these coding regions:
- a CDS encoding EAL domain-containing protein encodes the protein MPHPALEDYIARLHDTPQPETRVWKDAEGRAQGRYFNSTLTSAFQSIRRLDSHMVTGFEGFIRSYSSTDDGLSLWKLLDLAASDDESIELDRLCRLLHAINFFRQPAAAGRDLYLSVHARLLAAVDGNHGIAFRRILDMLGVPQQRVVLQLPAIVEQQGWLLNYVADNYRRNGFRVAINAADAAEALDLLHRVRADVVKVDGREIADEVAALRLAHECANLNLQLIFKRVENRRTSELIQSLGEQSGHVMHAQGYLWDIPKASLDATDAGTPAAQHETVIPRAIAGAV
- a CDS encoding RBBP9/YdeN family alpha/beta hydrolase; its protein translation is MAICSLTDFRVLIVPGLHGSGPDHWQTRWQELHPAFERVHQERWDVPDLLVWSARLDQVLRRSARPTLIIAHSFGCLTTVHRASHGATNLHGVLLVAPADPVKFGVDRMLQDAALPCPAIVVGSTNDPWMESDRAVVWAERWGGVFVNGGALGHINAESELGDWPYGQSLLQRLVQQSEDFSAARAPV
- a CDS encoding response regulator — translated: MIRVVIADDHTMMREGLKRIVEVAADIEVVGEAVNGFAALDHARKGGFDLLVLDLSMPGLSGRELVQRIRHEAPTLPLLLMTMYEDEGDVRQAVLAGANGLLAKEHAGEQFVAAIKQIVSGHAYPTTDVAGSFQSDVKQAREPR
- the cysT gene encoding sulfate ABC transporter permease subunit CysT, with the translated sequence MGSAITKSARSKAPSRVMPGFSLSLGFTVFYLALIVLIPLSAVFLKTFTMTWDAFWTAVSSERVVASYKLSFGASLIGAFLNVIFGGIVAWVLVRYRFPGKKIIDALVDLPFALPTAVAGIALTALYSSNGWIGRYLEPLGIKVAFTPLGVVVALTFIGLPFVVRTVQPVLEEAERELEEAAASLGATRLQTFFKVIFPTILPALLTGFALAFARATGEYGSVIFIAGNMPMVSEITPLFIITKLEQYDYTGATAIAVVMLIVSFVLLLTINLLQAWTRNRGRRFEKI
- the cysW gene encoding sulfate ABC transporter permease subunit CysW — translated: MAGAVSTLPVATQARGEPAYAPAATVEPAWVRTLLIGVALAFLTLFLFIPLIAVFTEALKKGWDAYVVAIVEPDAVAAIKLTLLVAVIAVPLNLVFGVAAAWSIAKFEFRGKNLLLTLIDLPFSVSPVISGLIYVLLFGAQGWFGPWLREHDIKILFAVPGIVLATIFVTFPFVARELIPLMQAQGNEEEEAALVLGASGWKTFWHVTLPNIKWGLLYGVILCNARAMGEFGAVSVVSGHIRGETNTMPLQVEILYNEYNFTAAFAIASLLALLALVTLAIKSFIEWRAQHAQTQRLEDN
- a CDS encoding sulfate/molybdate ABC transporter ATP-binding protein, producing the protein MSIEVRNINKRFGDFVALDDVSLNFPQGELTALLGPSGCGKTTLLRIIAGLEQPDAGQVFLDGEDASAHHVRERQVGFVFQHYALFKHMSVFENIAFGLRVKPRNVRPSESEIRKKVMQLLELVQLDWLADRYPPQLSGGQRQRIALARALAVEPRVLLLDEPFGALDAKVRKELRRWLRRLHDELHVTSIFVTHDQEEALEVADQIVLMNKGKVEQIGAPNDVYNHPASPFVYGFLGNVNLFHGRVHEGVLEAGGVTFDAPDHATAQDAKGVGFVRPHDIEIDRYTADAEGIVVKLRRAHAIGPLAQLELERVDNAQLIEAVISTERYSHLALKDGETLVVRPKRLHVFVDEAV